A portion of the Daphnia magna isolate NIES linkage group LG4, ASM2063170v1.1, whole genome shotgun sequence genome contains these proteins:
- the LOC116920833 gene encoding longitudinals lacking protein-like, with the protein MAMADDQQQFCLRWNDFQSNMVNSFKHLRDEKSFTDVTLACEGQTCKAHKMVLSACSPYFKSLLEENPSKHPIIILKDVPFAHLQAILEFMYAGEVNVAQDQLPAFLKTAERLKVKGLAEVPPVVKKER; encoded by the exons ATGGCAATGGCAGACGATCAGCAGCAGTTTTGTCTAAGATGGAACGATTTCCAATCCAACATGGTCAACTCCTTCAAACATCTGCGGGATGAGAAAAGTTTCACCGATGTCACTCTAG CTTGTGAAGGACAAACATGTAAAGCCCACAAAATGGTGCTCTCAGCTTGCAGTCCTTATTTCAAATCCCTTCTTGAG GAAAATCCTTCTAAACATCCCATTATAATTCTGAAAGATGTTCCCTTTGCTCATTTGCAAGCCATTCTTGAATTCATGTATGCTGGAGAGGTGAACGTCGCTCAGGATCAACTCCCGGCTTTCCTCAAGACGGCCGAAAGACTCAAAGTGAAAGGCTTGGCCGAAGTGCCACCTGTGGTCAAGAAGGAGAGATAA